The following are encoded in a window of Haladaptatus sp. R4 genomic DNA:
- a CDS encoding DUF1450 domain-containing protein, which translates to MSPTIEYCLSNVEEDVRCRLREVGADEHPCLEHCGICYARPFLVVDGTLRDGDDHEELLDGSRRETEER; encoded by the coding sequence TCCGACGATCGAATACTGCCTGAGCAACGTCGAGGAGGACGTACGATGCCGGTTACGGGAAGTCGGCGCGGACGAACATCCCTGCTTGGAACACTGCGGTATCTGTTATGCGAGGCCGTTTCTGGTGGTCGATGGAACCCTCAGGGACGGCGACGACCACGAGGAACTGCTCGACGGGAGTAGACGTGAGACGGAGGAGCGATGA